Proteins found in one Frankiaceae bacterium genomic segment:
- a CDS encoding adenylate/guanylate cyclase domain-containing protein — translation MRPQTRYATNAGVSIAYQVVGEGPVDLLWVPGWLSHLDLLWLDPSYERFVQRLTRFARVILFDKRGTGLSDPVAPEVSFDDRVEDIGAVLDAAGSRSAFVMGYSEGAALSAMFALRHPDRVRGLVLASGFACGKETPERPWGLPTHLYDLLTDIVEEHWGEGRLTDVFAPSVADDPWSRRFVGLIERSAGSPSMVRAIGDFIGGIDVTALLPSVNVPALVLHRADEVVPLAAAEHLAANIPGARLAVLPGVDHLVWIGDTGAVVAEVEEFVSGTRPGAADDRRVLTLMFTDLVGSTSKAASDDAGWTRDVDRLLVTTADVAERYGGRVVKSLGDGSLLVFDGPTTAVRCGADLAAQVAGLGMPLRVGVHTGEVEVRDGDVAGVAAAVAARVCATAGAGEVLVSSTVRDLVLGSDITFEDAGWHPLKGLADEWRLWRVRSDPGLRPVGASAPEPKAMDRALTVASRRTPRLTRTMMRVVTGRR, via the coding sequence GTGCGACCGCAGACGCGCTACGCGACCAACGCGGGCGTGAGCATCGCGTACCAGGTCGTCGGGGAGGGCCCCGTCGACCTCCTCTGGGTGCCCGGCTGGCTGTCGCACCTCGACCTGCTCTGGCTCGACCCGTCGTACGAGCGGTTCGTCCAGCGGCTCACCCGCTTCGCGCGCGTCATCCTCTTCGACAAGCGCGGCACCGGCCTGTCCGACCCCGTCGCGCCGGAGGTGTCGTTCGACGACAGGGTCGAGGACATCGGCGCGGTGCTGGACGCGGCGGGCTCGCGGAGCGCGTTCGTCATGGGCTACTCCGAGGGCGCCGCGCTGTCGGCGATGTTCGCGCTGCGTCACCCGGACCGCGTCCGCGGGCTGGTCCTGGCCAGCGGCTTCGCGTGCGGCAAGGAGACGCCCGAGCGGCCCTGGGGGCTGCCCACGCATCTCTACGATCTCCTCACCGACATCGTCGAGGAGCACTGGGGCGAGGGGCGGCTGACGGACGTGTTCGCGCCGTCCGTCGCGGACGACCCGTGGAGCCGCCGCTTCGTCGGCCTGATCGAACGCTCCGCGGGCAGCCCCTCGATGGTCCGCGCGATCGGCGACTTCATCGGCGGCATCGACGTCACGGCCCTGCTCCCCTCGGTGAACGTCCCGGCGCTGGTGCTCCACCGCGCCGACGAGGTCGTGCCCCTCGCCGCGGCCGAGCACCTTGCCGCCAACATCCCCGGCGCTCGTCTCGCGGTGCTCCCCGGCGTCGACCACCTCGTCTGGATCGGCGACACCGGCGCCGTCGTCGCGGAGGTCGAGGAGTTCGTGTCGGGTACGCGGCCGGGCGCGGCCGACGACCGGCGCGTGCTCACGCTGATGTTCACCGACCTCGTCGGCTCGACGTCCAAGGCCGCCTCCGACGACGCGGGCTGGACGCGGGACGTCGACCGGCTGCTCGTCACGACCGCCGACGTCGCCGAACGCTACGGGGGCCGCGTCGTGAAGTCCCTCGGCGACGGCAGCCTGCTCGTCTTCGACGGGCCGACGACGGCCGTACGCTGCGGCGCCGACCTCGCGGCGCAGGTCGCCGGCCTCGGAATGCCGCTGCGCGTCGGCGTGCACACCGGCGAGGTCGAGGTCCGCGACGGCGACGTGGCCGGCGTCGCGGCGGCGGTCGCCGCGCGGGTCTGCGCCACGGCCGGCGCGGGCGAGGTGCTCGTGTCGTCCACGGTGCGCGACCTCGTCCTCGGCTCGGACATCACCTTCGAGGACGCCGGGTGGCACCCGCTCAAGGGGCTGGCCGACGAGTGGCGGCTCTGGCGCGTACGCAGCGACCCCGGCCTGCGGCCCGTCGGAGCGTCCGCGCCGGAGCCGAAGGCTATGGACCGCGCGCTCACGGTGGCCTCGCGGCGTACGCCACGGTTGACCAGGACCATGATGCGGGTAGTCACGGGGCGACGCTGA
- the mce gene encoding methylmalonyl-CoA epimerase: protein MLTRIDHVGIACHDLDEKVEFYETTFGLTVAHRETNEEQGVHEAMLLVAPGSYVQLLQPTRPDSPVGKFLARHGEGVHHIGYGVDDVTAALEDLGLKGVPLVDQRPRHGSMGASIAFLHPKGVGGVLTELVQAVQ from the coding sequence ATGCTGACCCGCATCGACCACGTCGGGATCGCCTGTCACGACCTCGACGAGAAGGTCGAGTTCTACGAGACGACGTTCGGCCTCACGGTCGCGCACCGCGAGACCAACGAGGAGCAGGGCGTCCACGAGGCGATGCTGCTCGTGGCCCCCGGCTCGTACGTCCAGCTGCTCCAGCCGACGAGGCCGGACTCGCCGGTCGGCAAGTTCCTCGCGCGCCACGGCGAGGGGGTCCACCACATCGGCTACGGCGTCGACGACGTGACCGCGGCGCTGGAGGACCTGGGTCTCAAGGGCGTCCCGCTCGTCGACCAGAGGCCGAGGCACGGGTCGATGGGCGCCTCGATCGCGTTCCTCCACCCGAAGGGTGTGGGCGGCGTTCTCACCGAGCTGGTGCAAGCCGTCCAGTGA
- a CDS encoding acetyl-CoA C-acetyltransferase has product MSGSVIVSGARTPIGKLQGSLAGFSAADLGGVAVKAALERAGITGDQVEYVILGQVLQAGAGQIPARQAAVKGGIPMTVPSININKVCLSGIDSIALADQLIAAGEFEVVVAGGMESMTQAPHLLPGSRAGFKYGNTTLVDSMAYDGLFCAFDQVAMGESTERYNAKLGISREEQDEFSARSHELAAAAIKEGRFDEELVPVSIPQRKGDPLVFAEDEGVRPETTVESLARLRPAFAADGTITAGSASQISDGACAVVVMSKAAAERYGCTPIAEIGAHGVVAGPDASLQAQPSNAIKKALAREGLSPSDLSLVEINEAFASVGIWSTRELGIDPSIVNVDGGAISLGHPIGMSGARIALHLAFELRRRGGGIGAAALCGGGGQGDALILRVS; this is encoded by the coding sequence ATGTCCGGCTCGGTGATCGTCAGCGGCGCGCGTACGCCGATCGGCAAGCTGCAGGGGAGCCTCGCCGGCTTCTCCGCCGCGGACCTCGGCGGGGTCGCGGTCAAGGCCGCGCTGGAGCGCGCGGGCATCACCGGCGACCAGGTCGAGTACGTCATCCTCGGGCAGGTCCTCCAGGCCGGCGCGGGGCAGATCCCCGCGCGGCAGGCGGCGGTCAAGGGCGGCATCCCGATGACCGTTCCCTCGATCAACATCAACAAGGTCTGCCTCTCCGGCATCGACTCGATCGCGCTCGCCGACCAGCTCATCGCGGCCGGGGAGTTCGAGGTCGTCGTGGCGGGCGGCATGGAGTCGATGACGCAGGCGCCGCACCTGCTCCCCGGCTCGCGCGCGGGCTTCAAGTACGGCAACACGACGCTCGTCGACTCGATGGCGTACGACGGGCTGTTCTGCGCCTTCGACCAGGTCGCGATGGGCGAGTCGACCGAGCGCTACAACGCCAAGCTCGGCATCTCCCGCGAGGAGCAGGACGAGTTCTCCGCGCGGTCGCACGAGCTCGCCGCGGCGGCCATCAAGGAGGGCCGCTTCGACGAGGAGCTCGTGCCCGTCTCGATCCCGCAGCGCAAGGGCGACCCGCTGGTGTTCGCGGAGGACGAGGGCGTACGTCCCGAGACGACCGTCGAGTCGCTCGCTCGCCTGCGCCCGGCGTTCGCCGCGGACGGCACGATCACCGCCGGCTCGGCGTCGCAGATCTCCGACGGCGCGTGCGCGGTCGTCGTCATGTCGAAGGCCGCGGCGGAGCGGTACGGCTGCACGCCCATCGCCGAGATCGGTGCGCACGGCGTCGTCGCCGGCCCGGACGCGTCGTTGCAGGCGCAGCCGTCGAACGCCATCAAGAAGGCGCTCGCCCGCGAGGGGCTGTCGCCGTCGGACCTGTCGCTGGTCGAGATCAACGAGGCGTTCGCGTCGGTCGGCATCTGGTCCACGCGCGAGCTCGGCATCGACCCGTCGATCGTCAACGTCGACGGCGGCGCGATCTCCCTCGGGCACCCGATCGGCATGTCGGGCGCGCGTATCGCGCTGCACCTGGCGTTCGAGCTGCGGCGTCGCGGCGGCGGCATCGGCGCGGCCGCGCTGTGCGGCGGCGGCGGGCAGGGCGACGCGCTGATCCTCCGCGTTTCTTGA
- a CDS encoding VIT1/CCC1 transporter family protein yields the protein MTEPTGLAKAAIAEGERVARRGRIREVVFGAQDGLLSTLALVTGVRGADATRFAILVAGFAGLLSGTISMALGAYIAAKSQRDVFTNELENERRQLEARPHVEVIELADIFQAEGLDYDAANKAAHAIATNPEVMLKTMAEKELGIPYDPSGSPLGDGATMGASFVVGAAVPIVPYLFLGTTGGLVLSVLLTLGTLFVMGVVKARLAGEHWFRSGAEIAGLAGAAALLAYVVGTVLPNALGIAPPAG from the coding sequence GTGACGGAGCCGACCGGGCTCGCGAAAGCGGCCATCGCGGAGGGCGAACGCGTCGCCCGCCGCGGCCGGATCCGCGAGGTCGTGTTCGGCGCGCAGGACGGCCTGCTCTCCACGCTCGCGCTCGTCACGGGCGTCCGCGGCGCCGACGCGACGCGGTTCGCGATCCTCGTCGCGGGCTTCGCCGGGCTGCTGTCGGGAACGATCTCGATGGCGCTCGGCGCGTACATCGCCGCCAAGAGCCAGCGCGACGTCTTCACCAACGAGCTGGAGAACGAACGCCGCCAGCTCGAGGCGCGCCCGCACGTCGAGGTCATCGAGCTGGCTGACATCTTCCAGGCCGAGGGGCTCGACTACGACGCCGCCAACAAGGCCGCCCACGCCATCGCCACCAATCCCGAGGTGATGCTCAAGACGATGGCCGAGAAGGAGCTCGGGATCCCCTACGACCCCTCCGGATCACCACTCGGCGACGGCGCCACGATGGGCGCGTCGTTCGTCGTGGGAGCGGCCGTGCCCATCGTGCCGTACCTTTTTCTCGGCACTACGGGAGGACTTGTCCTGTCTGTCCTGCTGACACTGGGAACTCTGTTCGTCATGGGAGTGGTCAAGGCGCGGCTCGCGGGGGAACACTGGTTCCGCAGCGGCGCCGAGATCGCTGGTCTCGCGGGGGCGGCGGCGCTGCTGGCCTACGTCGTCGGTACGGTGCTGCCGAACGCTCTCGGCATCGCCCCACCGGCCGGCTGA
- a CDS encoding GAF domain-containing protein: protein MQVADGTLHLGAEPDAVQRARRWVAEALEGTPYAELIPDAELVVSELVTNSLLHGSPPVTVRVDVDDVVRIEVSDGTRIAPVRGFARADAMTGRGLSLVAALARDWGVTPHGDGKVVWCELVVGGAPGDADADTDVDALLAAWGDDLDDGGPERHTISLGDVPTDLLLAAKAHVDNLVREFTLAAHGADAGTTAAIPSQLAELIEAVVTRFAEARQAIKRQAIDAATRGVDRTTLTLTLPVEAADAGEAYVAALDEIDTYARAARLLTLETPPQHRVFRRWYVESLVTQLRAVASGETPRPPETFERRLLEEVNVVTVARRAAERAARLQNVTAALAATTSVGDVGGVVLSEAVDALGASGGVLVVADEERLGVRATVGYSEGVVERIRAESTDEQLPAAIALRTGEEVWLESREERDERFPGLAGLEPGTVSMCAVPLKAGAEILGALRFSFDGPHLFDGDERLFVRTLAAQTAQAMERAQALAEARAANDKLSFLADASAALAQSLDYRETLAGVTRLAVPRLADWCVIHVAEEGAITALAVAHVDPEKVAMAESFQHRYPVDPEGSDGVARVLRTGDSELYHHITDEMLVGAARDDEHLALMRDLGFVSALLVPLSARGRVFGTLSMVYAESGRTYDEADLAIAVDLAHRAALAIDNADLYRRLAAQD, encoded by the coding sequence ATGCAGGTCGCGGACGGGACGCTGCACCTCGGTGCGGAGCCCGACGCGGTGCAGCGCGCCCGGCGCTGGGTCGCCGAGGCGCTGGAGGGCACGCCGTACGCCGAGCTGATCCCCGATGCCGAGCTGGTGGTCAGCGAGCTGGTGACCAACTCCCTCCTCCACGGCTCGCCGCCGGTCACCGTCCGCGTGGACGTGGACGACGTCGTCCGCATCGAGGTGTCCGACGGCACCCGCATCGCGCCGGTCCGCGGCTTCGCGCGCGCCGACGCGATGACCGGCCGCGGCCTCTCGCTCGTCGCGGCACTGGCCCGCGACTGGGGCGTCACTCCCCACGGCGACGGCAAGGTCGTCTGGTGCGAGCTGGTCGTGGGCGGCGCCCCCGGTGACGCCGACGCGGACACCGACGTCGACGCGCTGCTCGCCGCGTGGGGCGACGACCTCGACGACGGCGGCCCCGAACGCCACACCATCTCGCTCGGTGACGTGCCCACGGACCTGCTGCTCGCCGCGAAGGCGCACGTCGACAACCTCGTCCGCGAGTTCACGCTCGCCGCGCACGGCGCCGACGCGGGCACCACGGCGGCCATCCCGTCCCAGCTCGCCGAGCTGATCGAGGCCGTCGTGACGCGGTTCGCGGAGGCACGCCAGGCCATCAAGCGTCAGGCCATCGACGCCGCGACGCGGGGGGTGGACCGTACGACGCTGACGCTGACGCTGCCCGTCGAGGCCGCCGACGCCGGCGAGGCGTACGTCGCGGCCCTGGACGAGATCGACACGTACGCCCGCGCGGCCCGGCTGCTCACGTTGGAGACGCCGCCGCAGCACCGCGTGTTCCGCCGCTGGTACGTCGAGTCGCTCGTGACGCAGCTGCGCGCGGTCGCGTCGGGCGAGACCCCGCGTCCGCCGGAGACGTTCGAACGCCGCCTCCTCGAGGAGGTCAACGTCGTCACCGTCGCGCGCCGCGCCGCCGAGCGCGCGGCGCGGCTGCAGAACGTCACCGCCGCGCTCGCCGCGACGACGAGCGTCGGCGACGTCGGAGGGGTCGTCCTCTCCGAGGCGGTGGACGCGCTCGGCGCGTCCGGCGGCGTCCTCGTCGTGGCCGACGAGGAGCGCCTCGGCGTGCGCGCGACCGTCGGCTACAGCGAGGGCGTCGTCGAGCGGATCCGCGCCGAGAGCACCGACGAGCAGCTCCCCGCGGCGATCGCGCTGCGGACCGGCGAGGAGGTCTGGCTCGAGTCCCGCGAGGAGCGCGACGAGCGGTTCCCCGGGCTGGCCGGCCTCGAGCCGGGCACCGTGTCGATGTGCGCGGTACCGCTGAAGGCGGGCGCCGAGATCCTCGGGGCGTTGCGGTTCTCGTTCGACGGGCCGCACCTGTTCGACGGTGACGAGCGGTTGTTCGTCCGTACCCTCGCCGCGCAGACCGCGCAGGCCATGGAGCGCGCGCAGGCTCTCGCCGAGGCGCGCGCGGCCAACGACAAGCTGTCGTTCCTCGCGGACGCGTCCGCGGCGCTCGCGCAGTCGCTCGACTACCGCGAGACGCTCGCCGGCGTCACGCGGCTCGCCGTCCCCCGCCTCGCCGACTGGTGCGTCATCCACGTCGCCGAGGAGGGCGCGATCACCGCGCTCGCCGTCGCGCACGTCGACCCCGAGAAGGTCGCGATGGCGGAGAGCTTCCAGCACCGCTACCCCGTCGACCCGGAAGGCTCCGACGGCGTCGCGCGCGTGCTGCGTACGGGCGACAGCGAGCTGTACCACCACATCACCGACGAGATGCTCGTCGGCGCCGCGCGCGACGACGAGCACCTCGCGCTCATGCGCGACCTCGGCTTCGTCAGCGCGCTGCTCGTGCCGCTGTCGGCGCGCGGGCGCGTCTTCGGGACGCTGTCGATGGTCTACGCCGAGTCGGGGCGGACGTACGACGAGGCCGACCTCGCCATCGCCGTGGACCTCGCGCACCGCGCCGCCCTCGCCATCGACAACGCCGACCTCTACCGCCGCCTCGCCGCCCAGGACTGA
- the meaB gene encoding methylmalonyl Co-A mutase-associated GTPase MeaB produces the protein MKASVADLVAAAEDGSPRAVGRLISLVEDAAPELREVMAALAPKTGRARIIGLTGSPGVGKSTSTAALVTAFRARGLRVGVLAVDPSSPFSGGALLGDRVRMQDHATDAGVFIRSMASRGHLGGLSWATPQALRVLDAAGCEVILVETVGVGQAEVEVAGLADTTIVLLAPGMGDAIQAAKAGILEVADVYVVNKADREGADNTVRDLRNMISQGDGPHGGWKPPIVKTVAARSEGVAELVDKLDEHWEWLASSGELERRRTRRAAGEIEAIALTALRERLGDLHAGTALDTLAEEVVAGKTDPYAAADRLVEGVTS, from the coding sequence GTGAAAGCCTCGGTCGCGGACCTCGTCGCGGCGGCCGAGGACGGGTCGCCGCGCGCCGTCGGACGGCTGATCTCGCTGGTCGAGGACGCCGCGCCGGAGCTGCGTGAGGTCATGGCCGCGCTGGCCCCCAAGACAGGGCGCGCGCGCATCATCGGCCTCACCGGCTCGCCCGGCGTCGGCAAGTCCACGTCCACGGCGGCGCTCGTGACGGCGTTCCGCGCTCGGGGGCTACGGGTCGGCGTGCTCGCGGTCGACCCGTCGTCGCCGTTCAGCGGGGGAGCGCTGCTCGGGGACCGGGTGCGGATGCAGGACCACGCGACGGACGCGGGGGTGTTCATCCGGTCGATGGCGTCGCGCGGGCACCTCGGCGGGCTGTCGTGGGCGACGCCGCAGGCGCTGCGCGTGCTCGACGCGGCGGGGTGCGAGGTGATCCTCGTGGAGACCGTCGGCGTCGGTCAGGCGGAGGTCGAGGTCGCGGGGCTGGCCGACACGACGATCGTTCTGCTGGCGCCCGGCATGGGCGACGCGATCCAGGCGGCGAAGGCCGGCATCCTCGAGGTCGCGGACGTGTACGTCGTCAACAAGGCCGACCGTGAGGGCGCCGACAACACCGTGCGCGACCTGCGCAACATGATCAGCCAGGGCGACGGCCCGCACGGCGGCTGGAAGCCGCCGATCGTCAAGACGGTGGCGGCGCGTTCCGAGGGCGTCGCCGAGCTCGTCGACAAGCTGGACGAGCACTGGGAGTGGCTGGCGTCGTCGGGCGAGCTGGAACGGCGGCGTACGCGCCGTGCCGCCGGGGAGATCGAGGCCATCGCGCTGACCGCGCTGCGCGAACGCCTCGGCGACCTGCACGCCGGCACCGCGCTCGACACGCTGGCCGAGGAGGTGGTGGCGGGCAAGACCGACCCGTACGCCGCCGCCGACCGCCTCGTGGAGGGAGTCACGTCGTGA
- the ccrA gene encoding crotonyl-CoA carboxylase/reductase: MKDILNAILAGDTPGEEFAALPVPESYRGVVVRKDEQGMFEGQTTREKDPRKALHVDDVPVPELGPGEALVAVMASAVNYNTVWTSIFEPVSTFKFLERYGRLSPLTKRHDLPYHVVGSDLAGVVLRTGPGVHAWKPGDEVVAHCLSVELESPDGHNDTMLDPEQRIWGFETNFGGLAELALVKTNQLMPKPAHLSWEEAACPGLVNSTAYRQLVSVNGANMKQGDVVLIWGASGGLGSYATQFALNGGAIPVCVVSSPEKADIVRSMGAELVIDRSAEEYKFWKNDTEQDPKEWQRFGAKIRELTGGDDPDIVFEHPGRETFGASVYVTRKGGTIVTCASTSGYMHQYDNRYLWMNLKRIIGSHFANYREAYEANRLIAKGLIHPTLSRVYPMEETGQAAYDVHRNLHQGKVGVLCLAPEEGLGVRDAALRAKHLDAINRFRDV, translated from the coding sequence GTGAAGGACATCCTCAACGCGATCCTGGCTGGCGACACCCCCGGGGAGGAGTTCGCGGCGCTGCCGGTGCCTGAGTCGTACCGCGGCGTGGTCGTGCGCAAGGACGAGCAGGGCATGTTCGAGGGTCAGACGACCCGCGAGAAGGACCCCCGCAAGGCGCTGCACGTCGACGACGTGCCCGTGCCGGAGCTCGGCCCCGGCGAGGCGCTCGTCGCCGTCATGGCCAGCGCCGTCAACTACAACACCGTCTGGACGTCGATCTTCGAGCCGGTCTCGACGTTCAAGTTCCTCGAGCGCTACGGCCGCCTGTCGCCGCTGACCAAGCGCCACGACCTGCCGTACCACGTCGTCGGCTCCGACCTCGCCGGCGTCGTGCTGCGGACCGGCCCCGGCGTACACGCGTGGAAGCCCGGCGACGAGGTCGTCGCGCACTGCCTGTCGGTCGAGCTCGAGAGCCCCGACGGCCACAACGACACGATGCTCGACCCCGAGCAGCGCATCTGGGGCTTCGAGACCAACTTCGGCGGCCTCGCCGAGCTGGCCCTGGTCAAGACCAACCAGCTCATGCCGAAGCCCGCGCACCTGTCGTGGGAGGAGGCCGCCTGCCCTGGCCTCGTCAACAGCACGGCGTACCGCCAGCTCGTCTCCGTCAACGGCGCCAACATGAAGCAGGGCGACGTCGTCCTCATCTGGGGCGCGAGCGGCGGCCTCGGCTCGTACGCCACGCAGTTCGCCCTCAACGGCGGCGCGATCCCCGTCTGTGTCGTCTCCTCGCCGGAGAAGGCCGACATCGTGCGTTCGATGGGCGCCGAGCTGGTCATCGACCGTTCGGCGGAGGAGTACAAGTTCTGGAAGAACGACACCGAGCAGGACCCCAAGGAGTGGCAGCGCTTCGGCGCGAAGATCCGCGAGCTGACCGGTGGCGACGACCCGGACATCGTGTTCGAGCACCCTGGGCGCGAGACGTTCGGCGCGTCGGTCTACGTCACCCGCAAGGGCGGCACGATCGTCACCTGCGCCTCGACGTCGGGGTACATGCACCAGTACGACAACCGCTACCTCTGGATGAACCTCAAGCGGATCATCGGCTCGCACTTCGCCAACTACCGCGAGGCGTACGAGGCCAACCGGCTCATCGCCAAGGGCCTCATCCACCCGACGCTCTCGCGCGTCTACCCGATGGAGGAGACGGGGCAGGCGGCGTACGACGTGCACCGCAACCTGCACCAGGGCAAGGTCGGCGTGCTCTGCCTCGCGCCCGAGGAGGGGCTCGGCGTCCGCGACGCGGCGCTGCGCGCCAAGCACTTGGACGCGATCAACCGGTTCCGCGACGTCTGA
- a CDS encoding VOC family protein, giving the protein MINAAHTIVYAEDAALARAFFRDVIGWKHVDDGGGWLIFQQPPTELGIHETGPDAPAGHELFLMCDDVDATVAELRAKGVEFEGEVTDQGWGRLITMHVPGAGKMGLYQPAHRSPLGMTGD; this is encoded by the coding sequence GTGATCAACGCCGCGCACACCATCGTCTACGCCGAGGACGCCGCGCTGGCGCGGGCGTTCTTCCGCGACGTCATCGGCTGGAAGCACGTGGACGACGGCGGCGGATGGCTGATCTTCCAGCAGCCGCCGACGGAGCTCGGCATCCACGAGACCGGGCCCGACGCGCCGGCGGGCCACGAGCTCTTCCTGATGTGCGACGACGTGGACGCGACTGTCGCCGAGCTGCGCGCGAAGGGCGTGGAGTTCGAGGGCGAGGTCACCGACCAGGGCTGGGGCCGGCTCATCACGATGCACGTGCCCGGCGCGGGCAAGATGGGCCTCTACCAGCCCGCCCACCGCAGCCCGCTCGGCATGACCGGTGACTGA
- a CDS encoding GNAT family N-acetyltransferase translates to MRIERHTDPVAYAALVRPYLLRDEPRFNLELAVLARVERGETYGGGAPLLLTVGDAPALMTPPFNVLVAAVPPDGAAGLAAYLHAEGVTFPGVLGSPETTGVLAEEYTRLSGRAHRVTREQGVYVLRALVPPRPAPGAPRVATSDDYDVTTAWAAAFAEEVGLPAGDLARMRDRVDEGMVWLWDDGGPVSLAGCGGFTPNGARVGPVYTPPGLRGRGYASAVTAGATEALLGRGLAYTFLYTDLANPTSNRIYRALGYEHVADVREVSFGG, encoded by the coding sequence ATGCGGATCGAGCGCCACACCGACCCCGTCGCGTACGCCGCCCTCGTCCGGCCGTACCTCCTGCGCGACGAGCCGCGCTTCAACCTGGAGCTCGCCGTCCTCGCGCGGGTGGAGCGCGGCGAGACGTACGGCGGCGGCGCGCCGTTGCTCCTCACCGTCGGCGATGCTCCGGCCCTGATGACCCCGCCGTTCAACGTCCTCGTCGCCGCGGTGCCGCCCGACGGCGCGGCCGGGCTCGCGGCGTACCTCCACGCGGAGGGCGTCACGTTCCCCGGCGTCCTAGGCTCGCCCGAGACGACCGGCGTCCTCGCCGAGGAGTACACGCGGCTGTCCGGCAGGGCGCACCGCGTGACCCGCGAGCAGGGCGTCTACGTGCTCCGCGCGCTCGTCCCTCCCCGCCCGGCCCCCGGCGCGCCGCGCGTCGCCACGAGCGACGACTACGACGTCACCACCGCGTGGGCCGCGGCGTTCGCCGAGGAGGTCGGGCTGCCCGCCGGCGACCTCGCGCGGATGCGCGACCGCGTCGACGAGGGCATGGTCTGGCTCTGGGACGACGGCGGCCCGGTGAGCCTCGCAGGCTGCGGCGGCTTCACGCCGAACGGCGCCCGCGTCGGCCCCGTCTACACGCCGCCCGGCCTGCGCGGCCGCGGCTACGCGAGCGCCGTCACGGCCGGCGCGACGGAGGCGCTGCTCGGGCGCGGGCTGGCGTACACGTTCCTCTACACCGACCTCGCCAACCCGACCAGCAACCGCATCTACCGGGCGCTCGGGTACGAGCACGTGGCGGACGTTCGTGAGGTGTCGTTCGGCGGGTAG